In one window of Funiculus sociatus GB2-C1 DNA:
- a CDS encoding glycosyltransferase family 4 protein, whose product MKIAFATHYDILNRHTWHRKMIGHCGTNYYKALALARQCESLEYIGPLKENYSPIYKYISKTKNRWHKHFTKQVYQPWAEKFVNKSYASQIHQKVLDINPHIVLCPDINLASYLECKQPVIVWTDASYAGLINFYPEFSNLCKETTEQLTAMDKLTYDKCSYAIFSSDWAAQKVIDVYQVDPSKVKVIPSGANVECNRTLEDIKEIVDARPSNQCKLLFLGVDWYRKGGDIALEVASELKKTGLNVKLTIVGCQPFQNDSCPDFVINPGFINKSTEEGLKKLNRLIAESHFIIVPSRAEAYGNVFCEANSFGVPCISTNSGGIPTIIKDNLNGKVYSINAIVTEACSYIYSLFSNYSKYKELALSSFDEYQTRLNWAVATQTAKTLFMTLI is encoded by the coding sequence ATGAAAATAGCCTTCGCTACCCACTACGATATTTTAAATAGGCATACTTGGCACCGAAAAATGATCGGCCATTGTGGGACTAACTATTACAAAGCCCTTGCCCTTGCTAGGCAGTGCGAATCATTGGAATATATTGGGCCTTTAAAAGAAAATTACTCACCTATATATAAATATATATCCAAAACAAAAAACCGCTGGCATAAGCATTTTACTAAGCAGGTTTACCAACCTTGGGCAGAAAAATTTGTTAACAAAAGCTACGCTTCCCAAATTCATCAAAAAGTATTAGATATAAATCCCCACATTGTTTTATGCCCGGACATTAATTTAGCTTCTTACTTGGAATGCAAGCAACCAGTGATTGTATGGACAGACGCTTCTTATGCTGGATTAATCAACTTTTACCCTGAGTTTAGCAACCTCTGTAAAGAGACAACTGAGCAATTAACTGCAATGGATAAACTTACCTATGATAAATGCAGTTATGCTATATTTTCGTCCGACTGGGCTGCACAAAAGGTAATTGATGTTTATCAAGTTGACCCTTCTAAAGTAAAAGTTATTCCCTCCGGTGCTAACGTTGAGTGTAACAGAACCTTGGAAGACATCAAAGAGATTGTGGATGCCAGACCGTCAAACCAATGTAAGTTACTCTTTTTAGGTGTAGATTGGTATAGGAAAGGTGGCGACATAGCCCTAGAAGTAGCAAGCGAGTTAAAAAAAACAGGGTTAAATGTTAAGTTAACAATAGTTGGGTGCCAGCCTTTCCAGAACGATTCATGTCCTGATTTTGTTATTAATCCTGGTTTTATTAATAAATCTACAGAAGAAGGATTAAAGAAACTAAACAGATTGATAGCTGAATCTCACTTCATAATAGTGCCTTCGAGAGCAGAAGCTTATGGCAATGTTTTTTGTGAAGCAAATTCTTTTGGCGTTCCTTGTATATCTACAAACAGCGGCGGTATACCGACAATTATTAAAGATAATTTAAATGGAAAAGTTTATTCAATAAATGCAATTGTTACAGAAGCTTGTAGCTATATTTATAGTTTGTTTTCCAACTATTCCAAGTATAAGGAACTCGCATTATCTTCATTTGATGAATATCAAACTCGTCTAAATTGGGCAGTTGCTACTCAAACAGCTAAAACTTTATTTATGACTTTAATATAA
- the rpsF gene encoding 30S ribosomal protein S6, translated as MQIVYETMYILRPDLGEEQTNLAIAKYQNILTENGAEEIETQHRGRRRLAQEIGKHREGVYVQMNYKCNGSQIALLERAMRLSEDVIRYLTVKQEVREAKPEAEPVEQEA; from the coding sequence ATGCAGATCGTTTACGAAACTATGTACATCCTCCGTCCCGACTTAGGCGAGGAACAAACCAACCTAGCGATCGCCAAATACCAGAACATCCTGACCGAAAATGGAGCTGAGGAGATTGAAACTCAGCATCGCGGCAGGCGGCGTTTGGCTCAGGAAATTGGCAAGCACCGGGAAGGTGTATACGTTCAGATGAACTATAAGTGCAATGGCAGCCAGATTGCGCTTCTAGAACGGGCAATGCGTCTTTCCGAAGACGTGATCCGTTACCTCACAGTCAAGCAGGAAGTCCGCGAGGCGAAGCCAGAAGCTGAACCTGTTGAGCAAGAGGCGTAA
- a CDS encoding glycosyltransferase family 4 protein — translation MPPQLYHLVAFLVSAFVVLWTTPVVNKIGLQKGLVDLPGERKVHKQPIVRVGGISIFAGTIIALLIVWGTGGFGTLSADKSSEIWGVTVGGLGFFLIGLADDLFSLSPFTRLFMQIIIASWAWHFGVQIDFLTVPFAGLVTLPDSISWPITVIWLVGMTNAINWIDGLDGLAAGVSGIGAVVMLIVSLFMNQPAAALIAAALAGGALGFLRYNFNPAQIFMGDGGAYFMGFTLAGVGVIGLVKSTAVTAVLLPYLILAVPIVDMSAVIVQRLLRGSSPFIGDKFHLHHRLLQAGLPQRLIVLFIYALTLWVGSLALALAKVPSGLAYAFGATLLLGYTSWQVWRSSRVRGEE, via the coding sequence ATGCCTCCCCAGCTATACCATCTGGTTGCCTTTCTCGTCTCTGCCTTTGTTGTCCTCTGGACGACACCCGTTGTCAACAAAATTGGCTTGCAAAAGGGATTGGTTGATTTACCCGGTGAACGCAAAGTCCACAAGCAGCCGATAGTGCGAGTGGGAGGTATCTCTATCTTTGCAGGTACCATAATCGCCCTGCTGATTGTTTGGGGAACCGGGGGATTTGGCACTCTCAGCGCAGATAAATCCTCCGAGATTTGGGGAGTCACTGTTGGTGGTCTAGGCTTTTTCCTGATTGGGCTGGCCGATGACTTGTTCAGTCTTTCGCCCTTCACGCGGCTGTTTATGCAAATAATCATTGCTAGCTGGGCGTGGCACTTCGGCGTCCAAATTGACTTTCTCACAGTTCCCTTCGCTGGGCTTGTCACGTTGCCAGACAGTATCAGCTGGCCGATCACAGTCATTTGGCTGGTAGGTATGACCAATGCCATTAACTGGATCGATGGTTTGGACGGTCTAGCTGCTGGAGTTTCTGGTATCGGTGCCGTGGTGATGCTAATTGTAAGTTTGTTTATGAACCAACCAGCAGCAGCCCTAATTGCGGCAGCGCTTGCTGGCGGCGCACTAGGATTTCTGCGATATAATTTCAACCCCGCCCAGATTTTTATGGGAGATGGGGGAGCCTATTTTATGGGCTTTACTTTGGCTGGTGTCGGGGTGATTGGCTTAGTGAAAAGCACCGCTGTCACCGCTGTGCTATTGCCCTACTTAATTTTAGCTGTGCCGATTGTGGATATGTCAGCCGTGATTGTACAACGGCTGTTACGCGGCAGTTCCCCTTTCATTGGCGATAAATTCCATCTACATCATCGGTTACTGCAAGCTGGTCTGCCACAACGCTTGATAGTTTTGTTTATCTACGCTTTAACTCTGTGGGTGGGAAGTCTGGCGCTGGCTCTGGCTAAGGTACCCAGCGGACTAGCTTATGCTTTTGGCGCAACTTTGCTGCTGGGTTATACCAGTTGGCAAGTTTGGCGATCCTCCCGTGTCAGAGGCGAAGAGTAA
- a CDS encoding glycosyltransferase, with protein MKVIAWPAFKTRYKNPYNWLLYSQMGQQGVTVEEFSPLKLLRQHYDIFHLHWAAETIVRHPNPTLAFIRAKAMLALIDRVRHQGTRIIWTFHDTIPHIVLHPQIADWFQSEFVSRVDAYISMCEAGKTLAEETFPSLKQRLNSVVPHGHYRGEYPNQVDKISARKTLDIPEKARTIVFLGHISPYKNVPHLIRTFGELDDADLVLVVAGTPDLPELKTEVFEAADGDFRVRLSTQYVPPENVQFYLKSADLVVLPFQEILNSGSAILALSFDCPILVPRKGALGELQALVGEAWVKTYSEELTSDILREGLDWAVHTPRPDQAPLEMLDWSVLSKKTIQLYRAVCQQEKAIY; from the coding sequence ATGAAAGTCATTGCTTGGCCTGCGTTCAAAACCAGATACAAAAACCCGTATAACTGGTTGTTGTATTCCCAGATGGGCCAACAAGGGGTGACAGTTGAAGAATTTTCGCCCCTCAAATTGTTACGCCAACATTACGATATTTTTCATCTACACTGGGCAGCCGAAACGATAGTACGCCATCCCAACCCAACTTTAGCTTTTATAAGAGCAAAAGCCATGCTTGCCCTTATAGACAGAGTGCGGCACCAAGGGACGCGCATCATCTGGACTTTTCACGACACAATCCCCCACATCGTTTTGCATCCCCAGATAGCGGATTGGTTTCAGTCAGAATTCGTATCTCGTGTAGACGCATATATTAGTATGTGCGAGGCAGGAAAAACTCTAGCTGAAGAAACTTTCCCTTCCCTTAAACAACGCTTAAACTCGGTCGTACCCCACGGACATTATCGTGGAGAATATCCAAATCAAGTTGATAAAATTAGTGCCAGGAAAACATTAGATATACCAGAAAAAGCTAGAACCATAGTTTTTCTAGGACATATATCCCCCTATAAAAACGTTCCCCACTTAATCCGCACATTTGGTGAGTTAGATGATGCTGATTTAGTTTTAGTGGTAGCAGGCACTCCCGATTTACCAGAACTTAAAACAGAAGTATTTGAGGCAGCAGATGGTGATTTTCGCGTTAGATTATCCACGCAATATGTGCCGCCAGAAAACGTGCAGTTTTATCTCAAATCAGCAGATTTAGTAGTCTTGCCATTTCAAGAAATTTTAAATTCTGGCAGTGCAATACTCGCTCTTTCCTTCGATTGCCCAATATTAGTACCGCGCAAAGGTGCGCTGGGCGAACTACAGGCATTAGTAGGAGAAGCGTGGGTTAAAACCTACTCAGAGGAACTAACCTCAGATATCCTCCGCGAAGGCTTAGATTGGGCGGTGCATACTCCACGCCCAGACCAGGCTCCATTAGAGATGCTAGACTGGTCTGTATTAAGCAAAAAGACAATACAGCTTTACCGTGCAGTTTGTCAGCAGGAAAAAGCAATATATTAA
- the clpB gene encoding ATP-dependent chaperone ClpB, with translation MQPTDSTKFTEKAWEGIVKSQDVARRFKNQQLEVEHLTIALIEQDGLASRVLSRAAVDTTALKAQLEAFSQRQPKVTVIDQLYLGRGLDVMLDKADAAKSALQDEFIAIEHILLGFAEDDRVGRRLLKSFNVDRQKLEAVIKDVRGAQKVQDQNPEGRYEALAKYGQDLTEKAKSGQLDPVIGRDEEIRRVVQVLSRRSKNNPVLIGEPGVGKTAIAEGLAQRIVNGDVPESLKKRQLIALDMGSLIAGAKYRGEFEDRLRAVLREVTSSDGQIVLFIDELHTVVGAGATQGAMDASNLLKPMLARGELRCIGASTLDEYRKHIEKDAALERRFQQVYVNQPSVEDTISILRGLKERYEVHHGVKITDSALVAAATLSDRYITERFLPDKAIDLVDEAAAKLKMEITSKPVELEAIDRRLMQLEMEKLSLQGEGQRLGLTVVGAFRSSQERLERIEQEIESLSEKQRQLSSQWQSEKQLLEEINAVKEEEDHLRVQIEQAERAYDLNKAAQLKYGRLEVLGRDKEAKEAQLLEMQSRGSALLREEVREGDIAEIVAKWTGIPVNRLLESERQKLLHLESHLHERVIGQSEAVSAVAAAIRRARAGMKDPGRPIGSFLFMGPTGVGKTELARALAQFLFDSDDALVRIDMSEYMEKHAVSRLVGAPPGYVGYEEGGQLSEAIRRRPYSVVLLDEVEKAHRDVFNILLQVLDDGRITDSQGRTVDFRNTVIVMTSNIGSEHILDVAGNDAQYELMRKKVTDALRSHFRPEFLNRVDDIILFHTLNRKELRQIVGIQIKQIERMLADQKITIQLSSAAQDHIAEAGYDPVYGARPLKRAIQRELQNTLATALLENTFVSGDTIVVDCVDDALTFRKKQPLKISESIVETSLPVSPTKVIP, from the coding sequence ATGCAGCCTACTGACTCTACCAAGTTTACTGAAAAAGCCTGGGAAGGCATCGTCAAATCCCAAGATGTGGCGCGTCGCTTCAAAAATCAGCAGCTAGAGGTAGAGCATTTAACCATTGCCCTGATAGAACAAGACGGGTTGGCGAGTCGGGTTTTGAGTCGAGCAGCGGTAGACACCACAGCATTAAAAGCGCAACTGGAAGCCTTCAGCCAGCGCCAGCCAAAAGTCACCGTAATTGACCAGCTGTACCTGGGCAGAGGCTTAGATGTTATGCTAGACAAGGCTGACGCAGCAAAAAGTGCCTTACAAGATGAATTTATTGCCATAGAGCATATATTGCTTGGTTTTGCGGAAGATGACCGCGTCGGGCGGCGCTTGCTTAAAAGCTTCAACGTTGACAGACAGAAACTAGAAGCGGTAATCAAGGATGTCCGGGGCGCTCAGAAAGTACAAGACCAAAATCCAGAGGGACGCTATGAGGCGTTGGCAAAATACGGACAAGACTTGACAGAAAAGGCAAAATCTGGTCAGCTCGACCCGGTAATTGGGAGAGACGAGGAAATTCGTCGGGTGGTGCAGGTGCTATCTCGGCGGAGTAAGAATAATCCGGTGCTGATTGGGGAACCGGGCGTAGGGAAGACAGCGATCGCAGAAGGTCTGGCGCAGCGGATTGTTAACGGGGATGTTCCGGAATCTCTGAAAAAGCGCCAGTTGATCGCCTTGGATATGGGTAGTCTGATTGCGGGTGCCAAATATCGGGGAGAATTTGAAGACAGGCTGCGGGCTGTATTGCGCGAAGTTACCTCTTCTGACGGTCAAATTGTCCTGTTCATCGACGAGTTACATACCGTCGTCGGTGCTGGTGCCACTCAAGGCGCGATGGATGCGAGTAATTTACTCAAACCAATGTTGGCGCGGGGGGAATTGCGCTGTATAGGGGCGAGTACGCTGGACGAGTATCGTAAGCATATCGAGAAAGATGCGGCGCTAGAACGTCGATTTCAGCAGGTTTATGTAAATCAGCCTTCAGTAGAAGATACGATTTCGATTTTGCGGGGATTGAAAGAACGCTACGAAGTTCATCACGGCGTGAAGATTACGGATTCCGCTTTAGTGGCTGCTGCTACTTTAAGCGATCGCTACATCACAGAACGGTTTTTGCCAGATAAGGCGATAGACTTGGTGGACGAGGCAGCAGCTAAGCTGAAAATGGAGATTACCTCCAAGCCAGTAGAATTAGAAGCGATTGACCGCCGACTGATGCAGCTAGAGATGGAAAAGCTATCTTTGCAAGGGGAAGGTCAACGGCTGGGTTTAACTGTTGTCGGTGCTTTCCGTTCTTCCCAAGAGCGTTTGGAGCGCATTGAGCAAGAAATTGAGTCTTTGAGTGAAAAACAACGTCAACTAAGCTCTCAGTGGCAATCTGAAAAGCAACTGTTGGAAGAAATTAATGCTGTCAAGGAGGAAGAGGATCACCTGCGGGTGCAGATAGAGCAGGCGGAACGCGCCTATGACTTGAACAAGGCTGCACAGCTTAAGTATGGGCGGTTGGAGGTGTTAGGACGCGACAAGGAAGCCAAAGAAGCCCAGCTGTTGGAAATGCAATCTCGCGGTTCGGCTTTATTGCGCGAAGAAGTACGCGAGGGTGACATCGCAGAAATCGTTGCTAAGTGGACTGGCATCCCCGTGAACCGACTTTTAGAGTCGGAACGTCAAAAGTTGCTACATTTGGAATCGCACTTGCACGAGCGCGTTATCGGTCAATCAGAGGCGGTTTCGGCTGTGGCGGCGGCAATTCGTCGCGCCCGTGCAGGGATGAAAGATCCCGGTCGTCCGATTGGTTCCTTCCTGTTCATGGGACCAACTGGTGTGGGTAAAACTGAGTTAGCGCGTGCCTTAGCTCAGTTTCTTTTTGACAGCGATGATGCCCTGGTGCGGATTGATATGTCCGAGTACATGGAGAAACACGCCGTCTCGCGTCTTGTAGGTGCGCCTCCAGGGTATGTAGGTTATGAGGAGGGGGGTCAACTTTCAGAGGCGATTCGTCGTCGTCCCTACTCGGTGGTATTGCTGGATGAGGTGGAAAAGGCGCACCGGGATGTTTTCAACATTTTGCTACAGGTGCTGGATGACGGTAGGATAACGGATTCCCAAGGTCGGACAGTAGACTTTCGGAATACAGTAATTGTTATGACCAGCAACATTGGTAGCGAGCATATTCTGGATGTGGCTGGGAATGATGCACAATATGAGTTGATGCGGAAGAAGGTGACAGATGCGCTGCGATCGCATTTCCGTCCGGAATTCCTCAACCGGGTGGACGACATAATTCTCTTCCACACGCTCAACCGCAAAGAACTGCGACAAATTGTGGGGATTCAAATTAAGCAGATTGAGCGCATGCTGGCGGATCAGAAAATTACTATACAACTGTCGTCAGCAGCCCAAGACCACATAGCGGAGGCTGGCTACGATCCAGTTTATGGTGCGCGTCCCCTGAAACGGGCTATTCAGCGTGAATTGCAGAATACTCTAGCAACCGCCCTTCTAGAAAACACCTTCGTGAGTGGCGACACCATCGTGGTTGATTGCGTAGATGATGCCCTCACCTTCAGGAAAAAACAACCGCTGAAGATTTCCGAATCTATTGTAGAGACGAGTCTTCCAGTCTCTCCTACAAAAGTCATTCCCTAA
- a CDS encoding glycosyltransferase family 4 protein, whose protein sequence is MKVAYVTTYDVFNSPTWSKNQVGFCGAGYYIAQSLASQSIELDYLGALQKKFSFLTRAKWSFYRNLFHQDYYRWAEPLVLKNYARQISKKLSALNSDIVLCPENAAPLAYLECKQPIVLWTDSTLAGLIDFYPYLNNLCGETRNNIYAMEQAALNRCKLVIFLSDWAAQAAIKIYNIEPAKVKVVPWGANIECDRTIDDIQNILASRAAKPCKLLFIGLEWHRKGGDVAFKVARELNRIGLNTQLTVVGCKPTIDEPLPNFVEVRGFIDKSTKEGLNQLNKLFTESHFLILPTLADCSPHVLVEANSFGVPCLATNTGGIPTIIKENFNGKTFALEANISDYCNYIVSIIKNYSEYKKMAISSFEEYQSRLNWDVATKTVKQLMTDLL, encoded by the coding sequence ATGAAAGTAGCTTATGTTACCACTTACGATGTTTTTAATAGTCCTACTTGGTCTAAAAATCAAGTAGGATTTTGTGGAGCAGGTTATTATATAGCCCAGTCTTTAGCTAGTCAGTCTATTGAACTTGACTATCTAGGAGCTTTGCAGAAAAAGTTTTCATTCTTGACTAGAGCTAAGTGGAGCTTTTACCGCAACTTATTTCATCAAGATTACTACCGATGGGCAGAACCATTAGTGCTTAAAAATTATGCTCGTCAAATTTCTAAAAAACTGTCTGCGTTAAATTCAGATATAGTGCTTTGTCCTGAAAATGCAGCACCCCTTGCTTATCTTGAATGTAAGCAGCCAATTGTTTTGTGGACAGATTCAACCTTGGCTGGATTAATTGATTTTTATCCTTATTTAAACAACTTGTGCGGCGAAACTAGAAATAATATCTATGCAATGGAACAAGCTGCGTTAAACCGATGCAAGTTAGTAATTTTCTTATCGGACTGGGCCGCTCAAGCAGCTATTAAAATTTATAATATTGAGCCAGCTAAAGTAAAAGTGGTTCCTTGGGGCGCAAATATAGAATGCGATCGCACAATTGATGATATTCAAAATATTCTAGCATCTAGAGCTGCAAAGCCTTGTAAATTGTTATTTATTGGTCTTGAGTGGCACAGGAAAGGGGGAGATGTTGCCTTTAAGGTTGCTAGAGAATTAAATCGCATCGGCTTGAATACTCAACTTACGGTAGTTGGGTGTAAACCAACTATTGATGAGCCTCTACCAAATTTTGTTGAAGTTCGAGGATTTATTGATAAATCAACTAAGGAAGGGTTGAATCAATTAAATAAGCTTTTTACTGAATCACATTTTCTGATTTTACCAACTCTTGCTGACTGTTCTCCTCACGTTTTAGTTGAAGCAAATTCTTTTGGGGTTCCTTGTTTAGCAACAAATACTGGCGGTATACCAACCATTATTAAAGAGAATTTTAATGGAAAGACTTTTGCGTTAGAAGCTAATATATCCGATTACTGTAACTATATTGTGTCTATTATAAAAAATTATAGTGAATATAAAAAAATGGCTATATCCTCATTTGAAGAGTATCAATCTCGTCTTAATTGGGATGTGGCTACTAAAACGGTGAAGCAACTCATGACTGACTTATTATAA
- a CDS encoding fumarylacetoacetate hydrolase family protein produces MAQRYVRVRTEKGQTYYGLLQLSRGVQVLDAPPWLHGQPTDLQLEPDTYQILAPCAPSKIIAVGKNYANHAAEMGTQVPKEPLLFLKPPTSVTAVGTEIHYPPQSQQVDYEGELALVIGDRACDCTPEEAQEKIWGYTIANDVTARDLQKSDGQWTRAKGFNTFCPLGPWIVRELSPAARLQTFLNDNKQPVQSALINQMVFSPDFLVSYISRVMTLLPGDVVLTGTPQGVGPMQVGDRVRIEIEGIGQMENTVVVRPAPTAS; encoded by the coding sequence ATGGCGCAGCGCTACGTCCGAGTTCGCACTGAAAAAGGACAGACTTACTACGGTTTACTGCAACTGAGCCGAGGTGTTCAGGTGCTTGATGCGCCTCCCTGGTTGCATGGGCAACCTACAGATTTGCAGTTAGAACCAGACACTTACCAAATTTTGGCTCCTTGTGCGCCGTCTAAAATTATTGCGGTGGGCAAGAATTATGCTAACCATGCGGCGGAAATGGGAACCCAAGTGCCAAAAGAGCCGCTACTATTTCTCAAACCGCCGACTTCTGTCACCGCAGTGGGTACAGAAATTCATTATCCACCGCAATCGCAGCAGGTGGACTATGAGGGCGAGTTAGCTTTAGTCATTGGCGATCGCGCTTGCGACTGTACCCCAGAGGAGGCACAAGAAAAAATCTGGGGCTACACTATTGCCAATGATGTTACTGCCCGCGATCTGCAAAAATCAGACGGTCAGTGGACGCGGGCAAAAGGGTTTAATACCTTTTGCCCCCTGGGTCCGTGGATTGTCCGCGAATTGAGTCCTGCTGCCCGCTTGCAAACTTTTCTTAATGACAATAAACAGCCAGTGCAGTCTGCCTTAATTAATCAGATGGTGTTTTCGCCAGATTTTCTGGTGTCTTACATCTCTAGGGTGATGACACTGCTGCCTGGGGACGTAGTGCTTACTGGAACACCGCAGGGAGTGGGGCCGATGCAAGTGGGCGATCGAGTCCGCATCGAAATTGAGGGTATCGGTCAGATGGAAAATACCGTTGTGGTACGCCCCGCACCGACAGCGTCCTAA
- a CDS encoding Tic20 family protein: MTWRGSTTTKDRIFSCLPYILPLLSAYPFRLFLVRQFPVFGLIYTPLSPLLAIYNIPFASLIIFFALFLGVVRNENINHFIRFNTMQAILLDILLFLCSMLLGILLPALGGANLITETLVNVVFLGTLVACGYSVVQSILGRYGEIPAISEAAYTQVR; this comes from the coding sequence ATGACTTGGCGTGGTTCAACAACAACCAAAGACCGGATTTTTTCTTGCCTTCCTTATATACTGCCTTTACTTTCGGCGTATCCTTTTCGTCTGTTTCTGGTTAGACAGTTTCCTGTATTTGGCCTTATTTACACGCCGCTGTCACCTTTGTTAGCAATTTACAATATACCTTTTGCTAGCTTAATAATTTTCTTTGCCTTGTTCTTAGGAGTAGTTAGAAACGAAAACATTAACCATTTTATTCGTTTCAACACCATGCAGGCAATACTTTTAGATATCCTGCTGTTTCTGTGCAGTATGCTTTTGGGGATTTTACTTCCAGCGCTAGGCGGCGCTAACTTAATCACAGAAACGCTGGTCAATGTAGTCTTTTTAGGAACACTGGTAGCCTGCGGCTATTCAGTTGTCCAGTCAATACTGGGACGTTACGGAGAAATACCCGCCATTTCCGAGGCAGCTTACACGCAAGTGCGCTAG
- the glyA gene encoding serine hydroxymethyltransferase, translating into MTKTNLDFLAQTDPVVAEFIGQELQRQRDHLELIASENFASAAVLAAQGSVLTNKYAEGLPGKRYYGGCEFVDKIEQLAIDRIKQLFGAAHANVQPHSGAQANFAVFLSLLQPGDTIMGMDLSHGGHLTHGSPVNVSGKWFKVCHYGVSKETEQLDYDQIRDLALQHRPKLLICGYSAYPRVIEFEKFRAIADEIGAYLLADIAHIAGLVATGHHPNPLPHCHVVTTTTHKTLRGPRGGLIMTNDPELGKQLDKAVFPGTQGGPLEHVIAAKAVAFGEALTPAFKTYSGQVIENARALAAQLQKRGFKIVSAGTDNHLMLVDLRSIGMTGKQADHLVSGVNITANKNTVPFDPESPFVTSGLRLGTPAMTTRGMGTTEFTEIGDIIAERLLNPEDEAVAAACRRRVGALCEVFPLYPHLTIPVPALA; encoded by the coding sequence GTGACAAAAACTAACTTAGACTTTCTCGCCCAAACCGATCCCGTCGTTGCCGAGTTTATTGGGCAGGAACTCCAGCGTCAACGCGACCACCTGGAACTGATTGCCAGTGAAAACTTTGCCTCAGCAGCGGTTCTGGCAGCACAAGGTTCCGTCCTGACGAATAAGTACGCCGAAGGCTTGCCTGGAAAGCGTTATTACGGCGGCTGCGAGTTTGTAGATAAAATTGAGCAACTGGCCATTGACCGCATTAAACAACTATTTGGGGCGGCTCATGCCAACGTACAACCCCATTCCGGGGCGCAGGCGAATTTTGCCGTTTTCCTGTCGCTGTTGCAGCCTGGAGACACGATTATGGGAATGGATTTGTCCCACGGGGGACACTTAACCCACGGTTCGCCAGTGAATGTATCGGGAAAGTGGTTCAAAGTTTGTCACTACGGTGTCAGTAAGGAAACAGAGCAGCTAGACTATGACCAAATTCGGGATTTGGCGCTGCAACATCGTCCTAAGCTACTAATTTGTGGTTACTCAGCTTATCCGCGAGTGATAGAGTTTGAGAAATTCCGCGCGATCGCAGACGAAATTGGGGCATACCTGTTAGCCGATATCGCCCACATTGCCGGGTTAGTCGCGACAGGACATCACCCCAACCCCCTCCCCCACTGTCACGTCGTCACCACGACCACTCATAAGACCCTGCGCGGTCCCAGAGGTGGTTTAATTATGACCAATGACCCGGAATTGGGTAAGCAGCTAGATAAAGCCGTCTTCCCCGGCACACAAGGCGGGCCTTTGGAACACGTTATTGCTGCTAAGGCAGTTGCTTTCGGGGAAGCACTGACACCAGCCTTTAAAACGTATTCAGGGCAAGTGATTGAAAATGCCCGTGCCTTAGCCGCCCAGTTGCAAAAACGCGGCTTTAAGATTGTTTCTGCCGGCACTGACAATCATTTGATGCTAGTAGATTTGCGTTCCATCGGCATGACTGGCAAGCAAGCCGATCATCTGGTGAGCGGGGTAAATATTACCGCCAACAAAAATACCGTTCCCTTCGATCCAGAGTCGCCTTTTGTAACGAGTGGCTTGCGGCTGGGAACGCCTGCAATGACAACTCGCGGTATGGGAACAACGGAATTTACCGAAATTGGCGATATTATTGCCGAACGGCTGCTGAATCCGGAAGACGAAGCAGTAGCGGCTGCTTGTCGGCGTCGAGTTGGGGCATTATGCGAAGTCTTCCCCCTATACCCCCATCTAACAATTCCTGTCCCAGCTCTAGCTTAG
- a CDS encoding class I SAM-dependent methyltransferase, with the protein MTSINTSKIPSDEYISKDRLISYHNQARIIRGLGKQVNNILEIGIFNSLFTDLLKRFGYNVTTADFDAELKPDMVLDLASNFTLPEDKFDVIALFQVLEHIPYDKSEKALEKLAKATKKFLVISVPYRSLFLSIQFKYSLKQRPRHLFLHLPRFWSQKPLTEDEHYWEMGLKDYPKQRLVNSIEKAGLTIKREFIDPLNPYHYFFVLEKKAKT; encoded by the coding sequence ATGACAAGCATCAACACGTCTAAAATTCCGAGCGATGAATACATATCAAAAGACCGACTCATCAGCTACCATAATCAGGCGCGTATCATCAGAGGCTTAGGAAAGCAAGTAAATAATATTCTGGAAATTGGAATATTTAATTCACTTTTCACGGACTTGCTTAAACGGTTTGGATATAACGTCACAACCGCTGATTTTGACGCAGAATTAAAGCCGGACATGGTTCTGGATCTAGCAAGTAATTTTACACTGCCAGAAGATAAATTTGATGTGATCGCGCTTTTTCAAGTGCTAGAACATATCCCTTACGACAAGTCAGAAAAAGCCCTCGAAAAGCTGGCAAAGGCTACTAAAAAGTTTCTGGTAATATCGGTTCCCTATCGCAGTTTATTTTTGTCAATTCAGTTTAAATATTCTTTAAAACAAAGGCCGAGACATCTTTTTCTCCACCTTCCCCGCTTCTGGAGTCAAAAGCCCTTAACCGAGGATGAACACTACTGGGAAATGGGATTGAAAGACTACCCGAAACAGCGTCTGGTAAACTCGATTGAAAAAGCGGGTCTTACAATTAAAAGAGAATTTATCGATCCATTAAATCCATATCACTACTTTTTCGTACTGGAAAAAAAGGCTAAAACTTAG